One genomic region from Kineobactrum salinum encodes:
- a CDS encoding thiamine pyrophosphate-dependent enzyme: MPTPTAGPAGAFASKLYVPTGSSRPGETPDFSALKLVSETGSFQPATDCEAGDTVPLARGLVRVLDDQGEAGGPWQPELSDEQLLQGLRHMLHVRAYDDRMFRMQRQGQLSFYIKSTGEEAVAVAQGMALRGGDMLFPAYRQQGLLFVRGRDVVDMMCHCISNARDNCKGRQMPVFYTWKDGNFFSISGNLATQYSQAVGWAMASAYKGEDHIATTWVGDGSTAEADVHNAMLFAATYRAPVILNIVNNQWAISTPQAFAATGTTFAARALGYNIPGIRVDGNDFLAVYAVTEWAALRARQGLGPTVIELLTYRVAGHSTSDNPDAYRAQGEGDAWPLGDPVTRLKQHLIGRGVWSEQQQQELEAELKQSITDAWKQALSHGSLEDGPHWPVATMFDDVFQHMPAHLLRQRQQLEDET; this comes from the coding sequence ATGCCTACGCCTACCGCCGGTCCCGCCGGCGCGTTCGCCAGCAAGTTGTATGTGCCGACAGGCTCTTCCCGCCCCGGCGAGACCCCTGATTTCAGCGCCCTGAAGCTGGTCAGCGAGACCGGGTCCTTCCAGCCGGCGACCGACTGCGAAGCCGGCGATACCGTGCCTCTCGCCCGCGGCCTGGTGCGGGTGCTGGACGATCAGGGCGAGGCCGGCGGTCCCTGGCAACCCGAGCTGTCGGACGAGCAGCTGCTGCAGGGCCTGCGCCACATGCTGCACGTGCGTGCCTACGACGATCGCATGTTCCGCATGCAGCGCCAGGGCCAGCTCTCGTTCTACATCAAGTCCACCGGCGAAGAGGCGGTGGCGGTGGCCCAGGGCATGGCGCTGCGAGGTGGCGACATGCTGTTTCCCGCCTACCGCCAGCAGGGTCTGCTGTTTGTGCGCGGCCGCGATGTAGTCGACATGATGTGTCACTGCATCTCCAATGCGCGGGACAACTGCAAGGGCCGCCAGATGCCGGTGTTCTACACCTGGAAGGACGGCAACTTCTTCAGCATTTCCGGCAACCTCGCCACCCAGTACAGCCAGGCCGTGGGCTGGGCCATGGCCTCCGCCTACAAAGGCGAGGACCACATCGCCACCACCTGGGTCGGAGACGGCAGCACTGCGGAAGCCGATGTGCACAACGCAATGTTGTTCGCCGCGACCTACCGGGCACCCGTCATTCTCAATATCGTCAACAACCAGTGGGCGATATCCACACCGCAGGCCTTCGCCGCTACCGGCACTACGTTTGCCGCCCGGGCCCTGGGCTACAACATTCCCGGCATAAGGGTAGACGGCAATGATTTCCTCGCGGTGTACGCGGTGACCGAGTGGGCCGCCCTGCGCGCGCGGCAGGGCCTGGGGCCGACCGTGATCGAGTTGCTGACCTACCGGGTAGCCGGCCATTCCACCAGCGACAATCCCGATGCCTACCGTGCCCAGGGCGAAGGCGATGCCTGGCCGCTGGGCGATCCGGTGACGCGGCTCAAGCAGCACCTGATCGGCCGCGGCGTGTGGAGCGAACAACAGCAGCAGGAGCTGGAGGCTGAACTGAAACAGTCCATCACCGACGCCTGGAAGCAGGCCCTGTCACACGGCTCACTCGAAGACGGGCCGCACTGGCCAGTGGCCACCATGTTCGACGATGTGTTCCAGCACATGCCCGCTCACCTGCTGCGCCAGCGGCAGCAACTGGAGGACGAGACATGA
- a CDS encoding alpha-ketoacid dehydrogenase subunit beta: MSSPSRPAADNADDATAPADSDKLTMSMVQAINSALDCTMAADPTVLVMGQDVGFFGGVFRCTEGLYDKYGPHRALDTPITEGGIVAAAIGMGVNGLRPVVEMQFADYIYPAIDQIISELARLRHRSGGEYFAPVTIRAPCGGGIRGGQTHSQSPEGIFTHVCGLKTVMPSSPYDAKGLLISAIEDDDPVMFFEPKRIYNGPFHGHDNNGGSGSWSEHPLGQVPAGHYRIPLGKAATIRAGSQVTVLAYGTMVHVAAAAIRASGIDAELLDLRSLLPLDIEAVAESVQKTGRCVIIHEATRTSGYGAELVAEVQENCFWQLRAPIERVTGWDTPYPHAFEWEYFPSQRRIIEALQRTLAYH; the protein is encoded by the coding sequence ATGAGTTCACCCTCCAGGCCAGCAGCCGACAACGCGGATGACGCAACGGCCCCGGCCGATTCCGACAAGCTGACAATGAGCATGGTGCAGGCGATCAACTCGGCGCTGGATTGCACCATGGCAGCCGACCCCACAGTGCTGGTCATGGGGCAAGATGTGGGGTTTTTCGGCGGCGTATTCCGCTGCACCGAAGGCCTGTATGACAAATATGGCCCCCACCGCGCCCTGGACACGCCGATCACCGAAGGTGGCATCGTCGCCGCGGCCATCGGTATGGGGGTAAACGGCCTGCGTCCCGTGGTCGAGATGCAGTTTGCCGACTACATCTATCCGGCCATCGACCAGATCATCAGCGAGCTGGCGCGGCTGCGCCATCGCAGCGGCGGCGAGTACTTCGCGCCGGTCACCATCCGCGCGCCCTGTGGCGGAGGCATCCGCGGCGGACAGACCCATTCCCAGAGCCCCGAGGGCATATTCACCCATGTCTGCGGCCTGAAAACCGTGATGCCCTCCAGTCCCTATGACGCCAAGGGCTTGCTGATCAGTGCGATCGAGGATGACGATCCGGTGATGTTCTTCGAGCCCAAGCGCATCTACAATGGCCCTTTCCATGGCCACGACAATAATGGCGGCAGTGGCAGTTGGAGTGAACACCCGCTGGGTCAGGTGCCAGCCGGACACTACCGCATCCCGCTGGGCAAGGCGGCGACCATCCGCGCGGGCAGCCAGGTGACGGTGCTCGCCTATGGCACCATGGTGCACGTCGCCGCCGCGGCCATCCGCGCCAGCGGCATAGATGCAGAACTGCTGGACCTGCGCAGCCTGCTGCCTCTGGACATCGAGGCCGTCGCGGAGTCGGTACAGAAAACCGGCCGCTGCGTGATCATCCATGAGGCCACCCGCACCAGCGGCTACGGGGCGGAACTGGTGGCAGAGGTACAGGAGAACTGCTTCTGGCAGTTGCGCGCTCCCATCGAGCGGGTGACCGGCTGGGACACTCCCTATCCGCACGCCTTTGAATGGGAGTACTTTCCCAGCCAGCGGCGCATCATAGAAGCACTGCAACGCACCCTGGCATATCACTGA
- a CDS encoding dihydrolipoamide acetyltransferase family protein: MGIYSFKLPDLGEGIVESEISKWHVAVGDSVTEDQHIADVMTDKAVVEVTAPVDGVVTALACEAGEVLAVGRELIRFEVAGKGNVEAGAGQPAADEPPAAGPAQSQAPQDADTAPAPEGAGNDDSGASAKERSAGTTATTSDILPAQAATSAETAAGLHSEAPAPALPHRTVLTSPSVRQRAREQGIDLSLVPGSGREGRIDNRDLDAFIAATGSRAGGSQLRRRSGSREIPITGLRRVIARKLAAAKRNIPHYSYIEEIDLTRLEELRAQLNSNRKDGQAKLTLLPFIMLALVRVLPRFPHCNAHFDDETEVLTEYEAAHIGIATMTERGLMVPVLRHVEALDLWQVADELARQGEAVRQQRAPAADLKGSTITITSLGAIGGIATTPVINAPETAIIGINKLQQRPVVRDGNIVVRSMMNISASFDHRIVDGYDGAQLVQALKQLLEQPGAIFVPY; the protein is encoded by the coding sequence ATGGGAATTTACAGTTTCAAACTACCGGACCTCGGCGAAGGCATCGTCGAATCGGAAATCAGCAAATGGCACGTCGCAGTCGGTGACAGCGTCACCGAAGATCAGCATATCGCCGATGTAATGACCGACAAGGCCGTGGTGGAAGTGACAGCCCCCGTCGACGGCGTGGTAACCGCCCTGGCCTGCGAGGCGGGCGAGGTACTGGCCGTGGGCCGCGAGCTGATCCGCTTCGAAGTGGCGGGCAAGGGCAATGTCGAAGCCGGAGCCGGGCAACCCGCCGCCGATGAGCCGCCCGCAGCCGGGCCAGCCCAATCACAGGCACCGCAGGACGCCGACACAGCACCCGCACCAGAAGGGGCAGGCAACGATGACAGCGGCGCCAGCGCCAAAGAGCGCAGCGCCGGGACGACGGCGACAACATCCGACATACTCCCGGCGCAAGCCGCGACCAGCGCTGAAACAGCCGCCGGCCTGCACAGCGAAGCCCCTGCTCCGGCCCTGCCCCACCGCACCGTACTGACCTCGCCCTCCGTCCGCCAGCGGGCCAGGGAACAGGGTATCGACCTCAGCCTGGTGCCGGGCAGCGGTCGCGAAGGCCGTATCGACAATCGCGACCTGGACGCATTTATCGCCGCCACCGGCTCCCGGGCCGGCGGCAGTCAGCTACGCCGACGCAGCGGCAGCAGGGAAATACCCATCACCGGCCTGCGCCGGGTCATCGCCCGCAAACTGGCCGCGGCCAAGCGCAATATTCCGCACTACTCCTATATCGAGGAAATCGACCTAACCCGGCTGGAGGAGCTGCGCGCACAGCTGAACAGCAATCGCAAGGACGGGCAAGCCAAACTGACCCTGCTGCCCTTCATCATGCTGGCGCTGGTACGGGTGCTGCCCCGCTTTCCACATTGCAATGCACACTTCGATGACGAGACCGAGGTCCTGACCGAATACGAGGCGGCACATATCGGTATCGCCACGATGACCGAACGCGGCCTGATGGTGCCGGTACTGCGCCACGTCGAGGCACTGGACCTGTGGCAGGTGGCGGACGAGCTTGCCCGCCAGGGAGAGGCGGTGCGGCAGCAGCGCGCCCCGGCGGCGGACCTGAAAGGCTCTACCATCACGATCACCAGCCTCGGTGCGATCGGCGGCATCGCCACCACACCGGTCATCAATGCGCCGGAAACAGCCATCATCGGCATCAACAAACTGCAGCAGCGGCCGGTGGTGCGCGATGGCAACATCGTGGTGCGGAGCATGATGAACATATCCGCCTCGTTCGACCATCGCATTGTCGACGGCTATGATGGCGCCCAGCTGGTGCAGGCGCTGAAACAGCTGCTGGAGCAGCCGGGCGCTATTTTTGTGCCTTATTAA
- a CDS encoding valine--pyruvate transaminase — MKLSAFGDKFAGQSGIVELMSDLGSALNENPDMIFMGGGNPGRLAEVEAVFQQRLEALMRDPAGRHSLFGIYQSPQGDLEFRQQLAAFLRAQLGWNLGAANIAVANGSQSAFFILFNMLAGAMADGSRRAIHLPLAPEYLGYADAGLSEPFFTATRPGIELLDGQQFKYHVDFSSLQLDQHTAALCVSRPTNPTGNVLTDEEVAHLDAIARERDIPLIIDGAYGLPFPNISFVAATPHWNDNTILALSLSKLGLPGVRTGIIVAREEIIEAYTNANTIVNLACGTLGPAIAKALFRSGEIQSLTRDHVTPFYRDRSQQTLQWFREELGDLPWRCHKPEGAIFLWLWFEGLPITSQELYQRLKRRGVLIVPGHNFFVGMTDDWSHKHECVRVSYAQDAGAVRQGVKLIAEEVRLAYEDG; from the coding sequence ATGAAGTTATCCGCCTTTGGCGACAAGTTTGCCGGCCAGTCCGGTATCGTCGAGTTGATGAGCGATCTGGGCAGCGCGCTCAACGAAAACCCCGACATGATTTTCATGGGCGGCGGCAACCCCGGCCGCCTGGCCGAGGTAGAAGCGGTTTTCCAGCAGCGGCTGGAAGCCCTGATGCGGGATCCGGCCGGGCGGCACAGCCTGTTCGGGATCTACCAGTCTCCCCAGGGTGACCTGGAGTTCCGCCAGCAGCTGGCTGCATTCCTGCGGGCACAGCTTGGCTGGAACCTGGGCGCAGCCAATATCGCGGTCGCCAACGGCAGTCAATCGGCATTCTTCATCCTGTTCAACATGCTGGCCGGCGCGATGGCCGACGGCAGCCGGCGCGCTATCCACCTGCCGCTGGCGCCGGAGTATCTGGGCTACGCCGATGCCGGGCTCAGCGAACCGTTCTTTACGGCGACGCGGCCTGGGATAGAGTTGCTGGACGGACAGCAATTCAAGTATCACGTGGATTTTTCCTCGCTGCAGCTGGACCAACACACCGCAGCCCTGTGCGTCTCCCGTCCCACCAATCCTACCGGCAATGTCCTCACCGACGAGGAGGTCGCCCATCTCGATGCGATCGCCCGCGAGCGGGATATTCCGCTGATCATCGATGGCGCCTATGGTCTGCCCTTTCCCAATATCAGCTTTGTCGCCGCCACGCCGCACTGGAACGACAACACCATCCTTGCGCTGAGCCTGTCCAAGCTGGGACTGCCGGGGGTGCGCACCGGCATCATCGTTGCCCGCGAGGAGATCATCGAGGCCTATACCAATGCCAACACCATCGTCAACCTGGCCTGTGGCACGCTGGGACCGGCGATCGCGAAGGCACTGTTTCGCAGTGGGGAGATCCAGTCCCTGACCCGCGACCATGTCACACCGTTCTATCGCGACCGGTCACAGCAGACGCTGCAGTGGTTCCGCGAGGAGCTGGGCGACCTGCCCTGGCGCTGCCACAAGCCGGAGGGCGCGATATTTCTGTGGCTCTGGTTCGAGGGCCTGCCGATCACCAGCCAGGAGCTGTATCAGCGGCTGAAACGGCGCGGTGTGCTGATCGTGCCCGGCCACAACTTTTTTGTCGGCATGACGGATGACTGGAGCCACAAGCACGAATGTGTGCGGGTCTCCTATGCCCAGGATGCCGGCGCGGTGCGCCAGGGGGTAAAACTGATCGCCGAGGAAGTCAGGCTGGCCTACGAGGACGGCTGA
- a CDS encoding MFS transporter produces MAGNLLSLAADQTLWFAWWRFVTGVGAGGLISITFTVMGLTRNSDRNFGYLIMGVLTFGALGLWVMPAVLEAVGVRGLIIGFALYGLSGWWCLSRLPDSGQEHLQVNADAVDMGVDMRCFAILAMFTYFLAQGVIWAYLFLIGTNAGMTEQAVANGLMLSQFLGIAGALVAAMAGDRYGRILPLAVGVLGGALVLAAVLDAFSALVYVVTVCVYNFAWNLSHPFLLAAMASFDRHGRVVVYAVAAQMLGLAVGPALAATLLAGGDYNRVVWAGIGLFVLSYFMILVPLLSHRRQRNASLRGAATDPAPAEVSRPRRPA; encoded by the coding sequence GTGGCGGGGAACCTGCTGTCGCTCGCGGCGGACCAGACCCTCTGGTTCGCATGGTGGCGTTTCGTTACCGGTGTCGGCGCCGGTGGTCTGATCTCGATCACTTTTACAGTGATGGGCCTGACCCGCAATTCCGACCGCAATTTTGGCTATCTGATCATGGGGGTGCTGACCTTTGGCGCGCTGGGCCTGTGGGTGATGCCGGCAGTGTTGGAGGCAGTGGGCGTGCGGGGCTTGATCATCGGGTTTGCGCTGTATGGCCTCTCCGGCTGGTGGTGCCTGTCGCGCTTGCCGGACTCGGGCCAGGAGCATTTGCAGGTCAACGCCGACGCTGTCGACATGGGCGTTGATATGCGCTGCTTCGCGATCCTGGCAATGTTCACCTATTTTCTGGCCCAGGGCGTGATCTGGGCCTACCTGTTCCTGATCGGCACCAATGCGGGCATGACTGAGCAGGCTGTCGCCAACGGCCTGATGCTGTCCCAGTTCCTGGGCATCGCCGGGGCACTGGTGGCTGCGATGGCGGGTGACCGCTACGGACGCATCCTGCCGCTGGCGGTGGGGGTACTGGGGGGCGCGCTGGTGCTGGCGGCAGTGCTGGACGCCTTCAGTGCACTGGTCTACGTCGTAACCGTGTGCGTGTACAATTTCGCCTGGAACCTGAGCCATCCTTTCCTGCTGGCCGCGATGGCGAGTTTTGACCGCCACGGCAGAGTCGTGGTTTACGCGGTCGCCGCCCAGATGCTGGGCCTGGCGGTGGGTCCGGCGCTTGCGGCCACACTGTTGGCCGGGGGCGACTACAATCGAGTGGTCTGGGCCGGCATCGGGCTGTTTGTGCTGTCCTATTTCATGATCCTGGTGCCGTTGCTGTCCCATCGCCGGCAGCGGAATGCCAGCTTGCGGGGCGCCGCAACGGACCCTGCGCCGGCCGAGGTCAGCCGTCCTCGTAGGCCAGCCTGA
- a CDS encoding response regulator transcription factor, translated as MTNHSVSENFPNHFQRESLDLVNNLLPLSSSGFYLVGPDMRHRGVVLRNLPAQAERDYARSFRELDPLRPSRFQRSDTRVACIDELATEAELLASTYYRQFMVPLNHRHVADMFFRRDQDIIAVLTMLRAADLGPFSSRELTLLRTLQPFLEFTLNSVYLPRRYRERESIQQQHQLTERELDVVELIIAGASNKMIAAELNLGIATVKTHIQHIFHKLEVPSRTALSARLLGDLNLRQ; from the coding sequence ATGACGAACCACAGCGTCAGCGAGAACTTTCCGAATCATTTCCAGCGCGAAAGCCTGGACCTGGTCAATAATCTGCTGCCGCTGAGTTCCTCGGGGTTCTACCTGGTCGGCCCGGACATGCGTCACCGAGGGGTGGTGTTGCGCAACCTGCCGGCCCAGGCCGAGCGGGACTATGCCCGCAGTTTTCGCGAACTGGACCCCTTGCGCCCGAGCCGGTTCCAGCGCAGCGATACCCGGGTGGCCTGCATCGACGAACTGGCGACGGAAGCGGAATTGCTGGCCTCGACTTACTACCGGCAGTTCATGGTACCGCTCAACCACCGCCATGTGGCGGACATGTTTTTCCGCCGGGACCAGGATATCATTGCCGTGTTGACCATGTTGCGGGCGGCGGACCTGGGTCCGTTTTCCAGCCGGGAGTTGACGCTGTTGCGCACTCTACAGCCCTTTCTCGAATTCACGCTGAACAGCGTTTATCTGCCCAGGCGCTACCGGGAACGGGAATCCATCCAGCAGCAGCACCAGCTCACCGAGCGCGAACTGGATGTGGTCGAACTGATCATAGCCGGCGCCAGCAACAAGATGATCGCAGCGGAACTGAACCTGGGCATTGCCACGGTAAAAACCCACATCCAGCATATCTTTCACAAACTGGAGGTTCCGTCCAGGACGGCGCTGAGTGCCCGCCTGCTGGGCGATCTGAACCTGCGGCAATAA
- a CDS encoding aspartate aminotransferase family protein — MCPDFANEGLVNVPAGFMAKAVDRVRAAGGLYIADEVQGGFGRTGKYWWSHEWSGVIPDIVTLGKPMGNGHPVSGVVARGDLVEAFGAWGMYFNTFAGNPVSCAAALAVLDVLEQERLLDNAVEVGAYVASGLRRLQDKHELIGDVRDKGLFFGVELVKNRTTREPAAAESKALVNAMRREGVLISAIGRQGQVLKMRPPMPFSRDNADLLLETLDHCLGETGKEQHD; from the coding sequence GTGTGTCCGGATTTCGCCAATGAGGGCCTGGTCAATGTGCCGGCCGGGTTCATGGCCAAGGCAGTGGACCGGGTACGCGCCGCTGGCGGCCTCTATATCGCCGACGAGGTACAGGGTGGTTTTGGCCGCACCGGCAAATACTGGTGGTCGCACGAATGGTCGGGAGTGATTCCCGATATCGTGACGCTGGGCAAACCGATGGGCAACGGTCACCCGGTGTCCGGCGTGGTGGCGCGGGGAGACCTGGTGGAGGCTTTCGGAGCGTGGGGCATGTATTTCAATACCTTCGCCGGCAACCCGGTTTCCTGCGCCGCAGCGCTGGCGGTGCTGGACGTACTGGAACAGGAGCGATTGCTGGACAACGCGGTGGAGGTGGGCGCGTACGTGGCCAGCGGCCTGCGCCGCCTGCAGGACAAGCACGAGCTGATTGGCGACGTCCGTGACAAGGGCCTGTTCTTCGGCGTGGAGCTGGTGAAAAACCGCACCACCCGGGAGCCCGCGGCTGCCGAGAGCAAGGCGCTGGTCAATGCCATGCGTCGTGAAGGGGTGCTGATCAGCGCCATCGGACGCCAAGGCCAGGTGCTCAAGATGCGCCCCCCGATGCCTTTTTCCAGGGACAACGCAGACCTGCTGCTGGAGACACTGGACCACTGCCTTGGCGAAACAGGAAAGGAACAACATGACTGA
- a CDS encoding phosphotransferase enzyme family protein, with amino-acid sequence MTDFYQLDAAGQTACMTELAQAALTHWQIGVADLALIKYRENAVFCVTDTAGTRFALRIHRAGYHSDAELRSELQWIRALDQHGIAVPSVIPTRDGASFAVVQTASVPEARQVDLFAWVSGSQLGAVEAAGALAAPVVETYQTIGALAAQLHNQATCWQPPADFQRHSWDAPGLAGEQPFWGRFWELQALNPAQRKLLLTARDRVFADLQHYGASPENADRYSLIHADFVAENLLVDGDQVRLIDFDDAGFGWHLFELATALYFEKDQPHYSDAFAALIEGYRRHRSLPDAQLARMPLFYAARSFTYLGWVHTRQETETAREMTPMLIEKACAVTDEYLSTH; translated from the coding sequence ATGACTGATTTTTATCAATTGGATGCAGCGGGACAAACGGCCTGCATGACCGAGTTGGCGCAGGCGGCACTGACTCACTGGCAGATCGGCGTAGCTGACCTCGCCCTGATCAAATACCGGGAAAATGCGGTATTCTGTGTAACCGATACTGCCGGCACCCGCTTTGCGCTGCGCATTCACCGGGCCGGCTACCACAGCGATGCCGAACTGCGCTCGGAATTGCAGTGGATCCGGGCGCTGGACCAGCACGGAATCGCGGTACCCTCCGTCATCCCCACACGAGACGGCGCCAGCTTCGCTGTCGTGCAGACGGCCAGCGTCCCCGAAGCGCGCCAGGTCGACCTCTTCGCATGGGTATCCGGCAGCCAGTTGGGCGCAGTGGAAGCGGCCGGCGCCCTTGCCGCACCGGTGGTCGAAACTTACCAGACCATTGGCGCGCTGGCCGCACAACTGCACAACCAGGCCACCTGCTGGCAGCCGCCCGCCGATTTTCAGCGCCACAGCTGGGATGCGCCGGGGCTGGCGGGAGAGCAACCTTTCTGGGGCCGTTTCTGGGAGCTGCAGGCGCTCAATCCGGCGCAGCGAAAGCTGCTGCTGACCGCCCGGGACAGGGTGTTTGCGGACTTGCAGCACTATGGCGCCTCGCCAGAGAACGCGGACCGCTACAGTCTGATCCACGCTGACTTTGTCGCCGAGAACCTGCTGGTGGACGGCGACCAGGTGCGCCTGATCGACTTCGACGACGCCGGCTTCGGCTGGCATCTGTTCGAACTGGCGACGGCGCTGTACTTTGAGAAGGACCAACCCCATTACAGCGATGCGTTTGCCGCCCTGATCGAGGGCTACCGCCGGCACCGCAGCCTGCCGGACGCGCAGTTGGCCCGGATGCCGTTATTCTACGCAGCGCGAAGCTTCACCTACCTGGGCTGGGTACATACCCGCCAGGAAACCGAAACCGCCCGCGAGATGACGCCGATGCTGATTGAAAAGGCCTGCGCGGTAACCGACGAATATCTGTCAACACATTGA
- a CDS encoding branched-chain amino acid aminotransferase, whose amino-acid sequence MTQPVPDHGIQDTGFQLQDGLDEAIAAFCLPEVLGFGSVFGPAMFRADYRDGQWLPGEFQRYGPIALEPGAKVLHYAQEVFEGLKAYRVDGREAALFRPEMNWRRLNSSAARLCLPAVPESVYVDGVFGVTALNEAFIPGASGESLYLRPFLFGTESNLGMGVAREVSFMVIASPSQAYHPGSMSLLIERGESRVAGGGIGAAKVGGNYACALQSAARCAELGYDLTLWLDPVKRRDIEELSGMNFFAVVDGRLLTPTLTGSILAGITRDSVIQLARSRGLEVEETSIAVDELLEWIAQGRCSECFACGTAAIIAPIRELGEADGRRCQLPPEGGAITASLRQALLDIQEGRAEDTFGWMAAIPDRYRRSSMSL is encoded by the coding sequence ATGACCCAGCCAGTGCCGGACCACGGCATTCAGGACACCGGTTTTCAGTTGCAGGACGGTCTGGACGAGGCAATAGCCGCTTTTTGTCTGCCCGAGGTGCTGGGTTTTGGCAGCGTGTTCGGGCCGGCAATGTTTCGTGCCGACTATCGCGACGGCCAGTGGCTACCAGGGGAATTTCAACGCTACGGACCCATTGCGCTGGAACCGGGCGCCAAGGTCCTGCATTACGCCCAGGAGGTTTTTGAAGGCCTGAAAGCCTATCGCGTCGATGGACGGGAGGCTGCGCTGTTTCGCCCGGAGATGAACTGGCGCAGGCTGAACAGTTCCGCCGCCAGGCTGTGTCTGCCAGCGGTGCCGGAGTCAGTGTATGTGGATGGCGTGTTCGGGGTTACCGCCCTCAATGAGGCTTTTATCCCCGGCGCCAGCGGCGAGTCCCTGTACCTGCGGCCCTTCCTGTTCGGTACCGAGAGCAATCTCGGCATGGGCGTTGCCCGGGAAGTGAGCTTCATGGTCATTGCCAGCCCGTCGCAGGCCTATCATCCCGGCAGCATGAGCCTGTTGATCGAACGTGGCGAATCGCGGGTGGCCGGGGGCGGCATCGGCGCCGCCAAGGTTGGTGGCAATTATGCATGCGCGCTGCAGTCGGCGGCCCGCTGTGCGGAGCTGGGCTATGACCTGACCCTGTGGCTGGACCCGGTGAAGCGGCGGGATATCGAAGAGTTGAGCGGGATGAACTTCTTTGCGGTGGTGGACGGCCGCCTGCTCACCCCGACCCTGACCGGATCCATCCTGGCCGGGATTACCCGCGACTCGGTGATCCAGCTGGCCCGCTCGCGCGGGCTGGAGGTCGAGGAAACCAGCATCGCCGTCGACGAGTTGCTGGAGTGGATCGCCCAGGGGCGCTGCAGCGAATGTTTTGCCTGTGGGACCGCAGCGATCATCGCGCCGATCAGGGAGCTGGGCGAAGCAGATGGCCGCCGTTGCCAGCTGCCGCCGGAGGGCGGCGCAATCACCGCCTCCCTGCGTCAGGCCCTGCTCGACATTCAGGAGGGGAGGGCGGAAGATACCTTTGGCTGGATGGCCGCGATACCGGATCGCTATCGCAGATCTTCGATGTCCCTATGA
- a CDS encoding TetR/AcrR family transcriptional regulator produces the protein MSIDRPVSEQARRKLILAAIRLFANHGVESVSLRMINREAGSRNNSALHYHFGSKLGLIEAVDDFIQTHFDKVREDQLCALERRAACETITVREAMDVLVQAYVDIIEGYDWGYDAVRTLARMEFDGIPEVIALLGKSAGHSANRFARLKRPLLPELKPRQFKMRYNFVVNATIQGFADYRNLHQSYLGDLSVKNLDELAAFYAQAGTAVLTAPPGNCRHSAAPTTPFRNRICIGRRQAAAFRQTYASRSGYIWR, from the coding sequence ATGAGTATCGACCGACCCGTCTCAGAACAAGCCAGGCGCAAGCTGATCCTGGCGGCGATTCGCCTGTTTGCCAACCATGGGGTGGAGTCGGTATCGCTGCGCATGATCAACCGGGAGGCCGGGTCCAGAAACAATTCCGCGCTGCACTATCACTTCGGCAGCAAGTTGGGGCTGATTGAAGCGGTCGATGACTTTATCCAGACTCATTTTGACAAGGTCCGTGAAGACCAGCTGTGCGCTCTGGAACGGCGGGCAGCGTGCGAGACCATCACTGTGCGCGAGGCAATGGATGTGCTTGTCCAGGCCTATGTCGACATCATAGAGGGCTACGACTGGGGCTACGATGCGGTGCGTACACTGGCGCGAATGGAATTTGATGGCATCCCGGAGGTGATTGCGCTGCTCGGCAAATCCGCCGGGCACAGTGCCAACCGTTTCGCCCGCTTGAAGCGCCCGCTGCTGCCCGAACTAAAACCCAGACAGTTCAAGATGCGCTACAACTTTGTGGTCAACGCCACCATCCAGGGCTTCGCCGATTACCGCAATTTGCACCAGAGCTATCTCGGCGACCTGTCAGTCAAGAATCTCGATGAACTGGCGGCATTCTATGCACAGGCTGGTACCGCGGTATTGACTGCTCCCCCGGGTAACTGCCGGCACAGTGCTGCGCCAACAACACCGTTTCGGAATAGAATATGCATTGGCCGACGGCAGGCTGCCGCTTTCAGGCAAACATATGCGAGCCGGTCCGGGTATATTTGGCGGTAA